A region from the Thermanaeromonas toyohensis ToBE genome encodes:
- a CDS encoding DUF6922 domain-containing protein, whose protein sequence is MKLPECLSPLFRNYAFDCLDTEEHAELVIKTVLVRGTWEQVIWLFDFYGFDRIKDVFLKDIYGLRELPDPTVNLWGLLFLDEKEYWEDRRRRERMSRAEKLRPRRLAGGNAGSGNLVPGQWE, encoded by the coding sequence ATGAAACTCCCGGAATGCCTAAGCCCGCTTTTTAGGAATTATGCTTTTGATTGTTTGGATACTGAGGAACATGCCGAACTCGTGATAAAGACGGTGTTGGTCCGTGGCACCTGGGAACAGGTAATCTGGTTGTTTGACTTTTACGGCTTTGACAGAATAAAGGACGTGTTTCTCAAGGATATTTACGGTCTCCGGGAATTGCCTGATCCGACGGTGAACCTGTGGGGACTGCTGTTTCTGGATGAAAAAGAATATTGGGAAGACAGGAGAAGGCGGGAAAGGATGTCGCGCGCTGAAAAGTTGCGGCCCCGCCGCCTGGCCGGGGGGAACGCCGGTAGCGGAAACCTGGTGCCTGGGCAGTGGGAATAA
- a CDS encoding GGDEF domain-containing protein: MATGIEELDKALAAGLADAGIEVAGECYVREYTLETAKQRGADTVVLGPHLEGHCDLVKDVIFSLRRAGMRVVLLSGSRNDRNALKLTARAMAYGVYDVLFDPVSTDKLVQRLKKPGTLGELLGEVADLVKVQDVAAKEIEGLVSPVDERCTTEEVVQGESEIHDTAEKVPLVRLPSVRGRIKRLPLTRKPGSVGSSETSAEEGGNVDGAVSGYVFSGHGGEAAYLDSLTGCYTRRYAEEVLSLDGRYAVAFIDLDGFKAVNDTLGHEAGDRVLSAFGDVLRQSVRSMDVVIRWGGDEFVVVLPGVGPEEADAVIERIRTAWSAAHPKVGVFRVGFSVGVTTGEGHGRLREVIEEADRLMYADKKVRKARRAWEERKRFCFRQPNGRVGVATTAQRTVLANILSRVLLMSRVAVLAGLKFAVVVAVVFFTVYLVDVAVAAVGGYAPVLHEAGTLVRELWVKITRML; this comes from the coding sequence TTGGCTACCGGTATAGAGGAGCTCGACAAAGCCTTGGCAGCAGGCCTGGCTGATGCCGGAATAGAAGTTGCGGGCGAATGCTACGTCCGGGAGTATACCCTGGAGACGGCTAAACAGAGAGGGGCAGACACGGTCGTTTTAGGGCCACACTTGGAGGGGCACTGCGACCTGGTGAAAGACGTTATATTTTCCCTCAGGAGAGCTGGTATGCGTGTGGTACTGTTGTCAGGATCACGTAATGATCGCAATGCTTTAAAGCTAACCGCACGGGCAATGGCCTATGGTGTGTATGATGTGTTATTTGACCCTGTGAGCACGGATAAGCTGGTGCAACGGTTAAAGAAGCCAGGAACTTTAGGAGAGTTGCTGGGCGAGGTGGCCGATCTTGTCAAAGTCCAGGATGTAGCGGCAAAAGAAATAGAAGGGCTGGTTTCCCCTGTGGATGAGAGATGTACAACGGAAGAAGTTGTTCAGGGAGAGAGCGAAATTCATGATACTGCAGAAAAGGTTCCGCTTGTACGTTTGCCTTCGGTAAGGGGACGCATCAAGAGGTTACCGTTGACGAGAAAGCCCGGTTCAGTTGGTAGTTCGGAGACCAGTGCGGAGGAAGGCGGGAACGTTGACGGCGCAGTCAGTGGATATGTTTTTTCAGGTCATGGCGGGGAGGCCGCGTATCTGGATAGTCTTACGGGGTGTTATACAAGGCGCTACGCGGAAGAGGTGCTTTCGCTTGACGGTCGGTACGCGGTAGCGTTTATAGACCTGGACGGGTTTAAGGCTGTGAACGATACGCTCGGGCACGAAGCCGGGGACAGGGTTCTCAGCGCTTTTGGGGACGTTCTCAGGCAAAGCGTACGGAGTATGGACGTCGTTATCAGGTGGGGTGGGGACGAATTTGTGGTAGTCCTTCCCGGCGTGGGGCCCGAAGAGGCTGACGCTGTAATTGAACGGATACGGACTGCCTGGTCAGCTGCTCACCCGAAGGTGGGGGTTTTCCGTGTTGGGTTTTCTGTGGGGGTCACTACGGGAGAAGGGCACGGGCGGCTCCGTGAAGTCATTGAAGAGGCCGACAGGTTGATGTACGCAGATAAAAAAGTCAGGAAGGCCCGGAGAGCATGGGAGGAAAGAAAGAGGTTCTGCTTCCGGCAGCCGAATGGAAGGGTGGGTGTGGCCACGACCGCGCAGCGTACTGTGTTGGCGAATATCCTCAGCCGGGTACTCCTGATGAGCAGGGTAGCGGTCTTGGCGGGCCTGAAGTTTGCTGTTGTGGTGGCAGTAGTGTTCTTTACTGTCTACCTGGTTGATGTTGCGGTCGCTGCTGTGGGGGGATATGCGCCCGTACTGCACGAAGCCGGGACGTTGGTAAGGGAGTTGTGGGTGAAGATTACCCGGATGCTTTAG
- the iscB gene encoding RNA-guided endonuclease IscB, protein MIFVLDRKKKPLMPCSEKRARELLREGRAAVHRLVPFVIRLKDRVRGESSFQPLKLKIDPGYEVTGISVVRVAEGKEVVIFFIEVHHRTDISDALKARRDYRRNRRSRKTRYRAPRFDNRKRRRGWLPPSVEARIQEVMSVVEKLCRWLPIGEIVVESAKFDTQKLQNPEISGVEYQRGTLFGYEVREYLLEKWGRKCAYCGKEGVPLEIEHVIPESRGGTNRVSNLTLACRECNEAKDDRLPQEWLEELKKSERSIDRKRAENLEKVMGQLKEPLKAAAYMNATRYALVERLKALNLPISTATAARTKYNRARFNLPKTHYYDACCVGEIPGGLEIATEYVLQFRAVGRGSRQMSNVDDSGFSRGHRMKKKVYFGFMTGDLVLAEIPGGKYAGRHVGFVAVRASGYFDLKNFSGDRVCQGISWKHFRLLQRFDGWRYEKFKVAALSSPYLKAGASSAA, encoded by the coding sequence ATGATTTTTGTTTTGGACAGGAAGAAAAAACCGCTGATGCCCTGTTCCGAGAAGCGTGCGAGGGAGCTTTTGCGGGAGGGGCGGGCTGCGGTGCACCGCCTGGTCCCGTTCGTCATCCGGCTGAAGGACCGGGTCCGGGGAGAGTCGTCCTTCCAGCCTCTGAAGCTGAAGATCGACCCGGGCTACGAAGTCACCGGCATTTCTGTAGTGCGGGTAGCAGAAGGGAAAGAAGTGGTTATTTTCTTCATAGAAGTGCACCACCGTACGGACATATCGGATGCTCTCAAGGCAAGGAGGGACTACCGGAGGAACCGCCGTAGCCGCAAGACCAGGTACCGCGCACCGAGGTTTGACAACCGGAAGAGGCGCAGGGGCTGGCTCCCTCCCAGCGTTGAGGCCCGCATTCAGGAGGTAATGAGCGTGGTGGAGAAGCTGTGCCGGTGGCTGCCCATTGGGGAGATCGTAGTGGAGTCGGCGAAGTTTGACACCCAGAAGCTGCAGAACCCCGAAATATCCGGTGTGGAGTACCAGCGGGGCACGCTGTTCGGGTATGAGGTGCGTGAATACCTTTTGGAGAAGTGGGGGAGGAAGTGTGCGTACTGCGGTAAGGAGGGTGTTCCCCTGGAGATAGAGCACGTGATTCCGGAGTCGCGCGGCGGGACGAACAGGGTCTCGAACCTTACTCTGGCGTGCCGGGAATGCAACGAAGCGAAGGACGACAGGCTGCCGCAGGAGTGGCTGGAGGAGCTGAAGAAGTCGGAGCGCAGTATTGACAGGAAGCGCGCGGAGAACCTTGAGAAGGTAATGGGCCAGCTGAAGGAGCCGCTTAAAGCAGCAGCTTATATGAACGCTACCAGGTATGCGCTGGTGGAAAGGCTGAAGGCCTTAAACTTGCCGATTTCGACGGCGACGGCTGCCCGCACGAAGTACAACCGTGCCAGGTTCAACCTGCCGAAGACGCACTATTACGATGCGTGCTGCGTGGGGGAAATACCTGGAGGGCTGGAAATAGCTACGGAATACGTGCTGCAATTCCGTGCTGTGGGGCGTGGTAGCAGGCAGATGAGCAACGTAGACGACAGCGGTTTTTCAAGGGGACACCGCATGAAGAAGAAGGTTTACTTTGGGTTCATGACTGGAGACCTGGTGCTGGCCGAGATACCGGGAGGGAAGTATGCGGGAAGGCATGTTGGCTTTGTGGCGGTGCGTGCGAGTGGGTATTTCGACCTGAAAAACTTTTCGGGCGACCGGGTGTGCCAGGGTATTTCATGGAAGCACTTCAGGCTCCTGCAACGTTTTGACGGCTGGCGTTACGAGAAGTTTAAAGTCGCGGCGCTTTCCTCCCCATACCTGAAGGCAGGGGCCTCCAGCGCCGCCTAA
- a CDS encoding TadE family protein, translating to MLSGRIRKKFSGMALVEFAMVAPLLIFLTVVVFDLGLVVYDKVAVIAAAREGGRTAAVTDDAWKGVQACYSMASRAGLQSGSVSCTVSKQGDFYVSQATCRHAMVVPGLPMLLGGDRWTEITVTGKALFRAETAVSP from the coding sequence ATGTTATCCGGGAGGATCAGGAAGAAGTTTTCAGGCATGGCCCTGGTGGAGTTCGCCATGGTGGCGCCGCTGCTGATATTTCTGACTGTGGTGGTCTTTGACCTGGGGCTGGTGGTATATGACAAAGTGGCAGTTATAGCTGCTGCCCGGGAGGGCGGGCGGACGGCAGCGGTGACGGATGATGCATGGAAGGGGGTGCAGGCGTGTTACAGCATGGCGTCAAGGGCGGGATTGCAAAGTGGCTCTGTCTCGTGCACCGTGTCAAAGCAGGGAGATTTTTACGTTTCCCAGGCGACGTGCAGGCATGCTATGGTAGTGCCGGGCCTTCCTATGCTCCTGGGAGGGGACAGGTGGACGGAGATAACCGTGACGGGGAAGGCCCTGTTCAGAGCAGAGACTGCCGTCTCTCCGTGA
- a CDS encoding Tad domain-containing protein, whose protein sequence is MLWAAAWVICLMGMAALVLDLGRVMAVKEQLQTSVDAGSLAASMHGIRYVKVLVPDRWKRVCDICCGEKGCYCCNCQYYRLSDYLAEGRKDYVWDRSGWYRMAGCGSCGRCCRVYCGRPQVVEQWVQFPGDTVAVARQVVELNLPDDMKPPAGGGVSSVAVEVHSGVAEKQSEYATHSDPLAPSVVVKAAGWMRSLLAGGLWKVDRLEVQSCGQSGVFFLKLGRSGQQTANLNPRPEPG, encoded by the coding sequence ATGCTGTGGGCTGCCGCGTGGGTGATCTGCCTTATGGGTATGGCGGCGCTGGTGCTCGACCTGGGCAGGGTAATGGCGGTAAAGGAGCAACTACAGACATCCGTGGATGCGGGGAGCCTTGCCGCGTCCATGCATGGGATACGTTACGTGAAGGTGCTGGTGCCTGACAGGTGGAAGAGGGTGTGTGATATATGCTGCGGCGAGAAGGGTTGCTACTGTTGCAACTGCCAGTACTACAGGCTGAGTGACTACCTGGCGGAGGGCAGGAAGGACTATGTTTGGGACAGGAGCGGCTGGTACAGGATGGCCGGGTGTGGTTCGTGCGGGAGGTGTTGCCGGGTTTACTGCGGCAGGCCTCAAGTGGTTGAGCAGTGGGTGCAGTTCCCAGGCGACACGGTCGCGGTCGCCCGTCAGGTAGTGGAGTTAAACCTGCCAGACGACATGAAGCCTCCTGCGGGGGGTGGGGTATCCAGCGTGGCCGTGGAGGTGCATTCCGGTGTAGCCGAAAAGCAGTCGGAATACGCCACGCACAGCGATCCCCTGGCCCCTTCCGTGGTTGTAAAAGCGGCTGGTTGGATGCGGTCGCTGCTTGCCGGCGGGCTGTGGAAAGTAGACAGGTTAGAAGTGCAGTCCTGCGGCCAGTCGGGGGTTTTCTTTTTGAAGCTCGGGAGAAGCGGGCAGCAGACGGCGAATCTGAACCCCAGACCCGAACCAGGGTGA
- a CDS encoding response regulator has protein sequence MYYREDSPDLIRLVIADSDPQWRERMRRLFDGHPVIRVTAVAGTGEQCLRLVRDTLPDAVLLDYALGDMDGLTVAEQIAKLAPGTVVIMYTDHPSQELAKRSASLVHKLIRRPISLQDAAGPVEHEVSEARRKFREMEELPVAPAGTGPLRARFGRQVQERGRDRAVAVPRQVVLVCSPKGGVGKTSLTVNMACAASSQGIFKPRVAVVDLNEFGCVTIQMNLGPPDPEEALIDGRVPRTILSWREVEGEVTDEDLAYLMVQHGPSGVWVVPSVPAPEMLEEVTEELVQKVVRALRRHFDLVLIDAPPSVNLHPTWLGALEADKILVICTPDVQVIPGLHQLRRVFEHPQLAVSQRCYRVVNQFDMPYGLSMKDLDYYAPWPCIGMVPDTPEIREYIKRGEPYVLAKPNSAYAAAVRSVVNEFFPVFAAETLRVEAYREKAKGGLFGRLLRL, from the coding sequence ATGTATTACCGTGAAGATAGCCCTGACCTTATCAGGCTTGTGATAGCCGACTCCGATCCCCAGTGGCGGGAGCGGATGAGGAGGCTTTTTGATGGCCATCCGGTCATAAGGGTGACTGCTGTAGCGGGTACTGGTGAGCAGTGCCTCAGGCTGGTGAGGGATACGCTGCCGGATGCCGTCCTTCTGGACTATGCGCTCGGTGATATGGACGGCCTTACAGTAGCGGAGCAGATAGCAAAACTGGCCCCCGGAACAGTGGTGATAATGTATACTGACCATCCCAGTCAGGAATTGGCCAAGCGCTCTGCCAGCCTGGTACACAAGCTGATACGGAGGCCCATAAGCCTCCAAGACGCGGCGGGTCCGGTGGAGCACGAAGTGTCCGAGGCGAGGCGGAAGTTCAGGGAGATGGAGGAGCTGCCCGTTGCGCCGGCCGGCACGGGCCCGCTCAGGGCCAGGTTTGGCAGGCAGGTCCAGGAGCGCGGACGGGACAGGGCAGTGGCCGTGCCGAGGCAGGTCGTCCTCGTGTGCAGCCCCAAGGGCGGGGTGGGGAAGACGTCCCTCACGGTCAACATGGCATGTGCCGCTTCGTCCCAGGGCATCTTCAAGCCCAGGGTGGCGGTGGTGGACCTGAACGAGTTCGGTTGCGTCACGATACAGATGAACCTTGGGCCGCCGGACCCTGAGGAGGCGCTCATAGACGGGAGAGTCCCGAGAACGATCCTGTCGTGGAGGGAGGTAGAAGGAGAGGTCACCGATGAAGACCTGGCGTACCTGATGGTGCAGCACGGGCCGTCGGGGGTATGGGTCGTCCCTTCCGTGCCGGCCCCCGAGATGCTGGAGGAGGTGACTGAGGAGCTCGTCCAAAAAGTAGTGCGGGCCCTCAGGCGGCATTTCGACCTGGTGCTGATCGATGCGCCGCCGAGCGTTAACCTGCATCCAACCTGGCTCGGGGCCCTTGAGGCGGACAAGATACTGGTCATATGCACGCCTGACGTCCAGGTGATACCCGGCCTGCACCAGCTCAGGCGCGTGTTCGAGCACCCGCAGCTGGCGGTCTCCCAGAGGTGCTACCGCGTGGTGAACCAGTTTGACATGCCTTACGGCCTCTCCATGAAGGACCTCGATTACTACGCCCCCTGGCCGTGCATCGGGATGGTACCCGACACCCCGGAGATAAGGGAGTATATCAAACGGGGCGAGCCGTATGTTCTGGCAAAGCCCAACAGCGCTTATGCAGCAGCAGTTAGGTCAGTGGTCAACGAGTTTTTCCCGGTCTTTGCTGCGGAGACGTTGCGGGTGGAAGCCTACAGGGAAAAGGCGAAGGGAGGGTTGTTCGGCAGGCTGCTCCGGCTTTAA
- a CDS encoding CpaF family protein has protein sequence MNLFLSQQHSLRRRLEEGWKQGGYGEGSPSLSDEELYSLLREPCSRMLRQKFTLQELASWRDPAQGERIRRAMELFVEDFLASYRDDQGRKPEVTMGQRRRVVDRLVSACLGYGPLERFFSDPMVMEVVVVRWDNVWLERGGERIRLPKEECFESEEHCRAVLERMLEGSGRQIDLANPRVDARLPDGSRLKAHIPPVAVDGTTITVRRFRKDITGEKLVELGTVSRELLHWLGECVRGRLNIVVSGGTASGKTTLCNVLAGFIPKHEWLVTIEDPAELQFDHPCVRRLEARPPNTEGKGEVTMLALLMDALRMHPDRIIVGEVRGPEAFLAINAMNTGHDGSLLTLHANSVRDALARMVNMVLMADTGLPYEAIVEQIRSALDLVVHVEQDREFRRRIVEVAEVLGSDAGSPGEFLLQPLWKFDRGSGTWQRVGSLTEAVRSRLARWGVNVE, from the coding sequence GTGAACCTTTTTCTCTCACAGCAACACAGCCTGCGGAGGAGGCTGGAGGAAGGGTGGAAGCAGGGGGGATACGGCGAGGGTTCGCCTTCTTTGAGCGACGAAGAGCTGTACTCCCTCCTGCGCGAGCCGTGCTCCAGGATGCTCAGACAAAAGTTTACGCTGCAGGAGCTGGCTTCATGGCGTGACCCAGCCCAGGGCGAACGGATAAGGCGTGCCATGGAACTATTTGTGGAGGATTTTCTGGCATCCTACCGCGACGACCAGGGGAGGAAACCGGAAGTGACCATGGGCCAGCGGCGCCGCGTGGTGGACAGGCTGGTCAGCGCCTGTCTCGGGTACGGGCCCCTGGAGAGATTTTTCTCCGACCCGATGGTCATGGAGGTCGTCGTCGTGAGATGGGACAACGTTTGGCTGGAGCGAGGAGGTGAAAGGATACGGTTGCCCAAGGAGGAATGCTTTGAGAGCGAGGAACACTGCCGTGCCGTACTCGAGCGGATGCTGGAGGGATCTGGCAGGCAGATTGACCTGGCGAACCCCAGGGTCGATGCCAGGCTGCCTGACGGCTCGCGGCTGAAGGCCCACATTCCCCCGGTGGCTGTCGACGGCACCACCATAACCGTCCGGCGCTTCAGGAAAGACATCACCGGTGAAAAGCTGGTAGAGCTGGGTACGGTCTCACGGGAACTCCTGCACTGGCTGGGCGAGTGCGTGAGGGGGAGGCTCAATATTGTGGTATCCGGCGGTACGGCTTCCGGCAAGACCACCCTTTGCAACGTGCTAGCGGGCTTTATCCCCAAGCACGAGTGGCTGGTGACCATCGAGGACCCCGCGGAACTGCAGTTCGACCACCCCTGCGTCCGGCGGCTGGAGGCCAGGCCCCCGAACACGGAAGGCAAGGGGGAGGTGACCATGCTGGCCCTCCTCATGGACGCTTTGAGGATGCACCCGGACAGGATCATCGTTGGAGAAGTGAGGGGCCCGGAAGCGTTCCTGGCGATTAACGCCATGAACACGGGCCATGACGGCAGCCTGCTGACGTTGCACGCTAACAGCGTGAGGGACGCCCTGGCGCGGATGGTCAACATGGTCCTCATGGCGGACACGGGTCTGCCCTATGAGGCCATTGTCGAGCAGATCCGGAGCGCCCTGGATCTGGTAGTTCATGTCGAACAGGACCGCGAGTTCAGGAGGCGCATTGTGGAGGTTGCGGAGGTGCTCGGTTCCGATGCGGGCAGCCCCGGAGAGTTCCTGCTGCAGCCGCTTTGGAAGTTTGACAGGGGTAGCGGCACCTGGCAGAGGGTGGGTTCCCTGACCGAAGCGGTCAGGTCGAGGCTGGCACGCTGGGGGGTGAACGTCGAATGA
- a CDS encoding type II secretion system F family protein, which translates to MSVYLFLAFWMSFGAVFFAVTGVHRRKRERDWRSVRASAAAGGRESSRRPAGMLGRLVSEAEAAGIEVSTGQLVAVLLAGILAGAAVGLAATGALPFALFGAAAGLFVPGWWLRRKIEGRARAFDEQLEKGLSAMVASLQAGSDTIQAVEEAARQAAPPLKEVLDAALSYLRTGDTLPEALEKAARKVRSRDMELVTAAITVNLRTGARLVTVLEEVAESIRERKIFRAQVAARCAQAKAAGNVLAAVPLCFLIIFRLMNPEYMKPLTSTAAGQVVLAVAFVMFGAGWLIVRRLLSIEDV; encoded by the coding sequence ATGAGCGTTTACCTCTTTTTGGCTTTCTGGATGTCTTTTGGCGCCGTTTTCTTCGCCGTGACGGGTGTCCACAGGAGGAAGCGGGAGCGGGACTGGAGGTCCGTGCGGGCATCCGCTGCGGCGGGCGGTAGGGAAAGCAGCAGGCGGCCGGCGGGTATGTTGGGCAGGCTGGTTTCAGAAGCCGAAGCTGCCGGCATAGAGGTCAGTACGGGACAGCTGGTGGCGGTACTCCTGGCGGGGATCCTGGCCGGGGCGGCCGTGGGGCTTGCGGCCACGGGTGCCCTGCCGTTTGCACTGTTCGGTGCGGCCGCCGGCCTGTTCGTCCCCGGGTGGTGGTTGCGCAGGAAGATAGAGGGCCGAGCCCGGGCTTTCGACGAACAGCTCGAGAAGGGGTTGTCCGCCATGGTGGCGAGCCTGCAGGCGGGTTCCGACACCATCCAGGCGGTGGAGGAAGCGGCGCGGCAGGCAGCGCCCCCGCTGAAGGAAGTCCTGGATGCCGCACTTAGCTATCTCCGGACGGGGGACACGCTGCCGGAGGCGCTGGAAAAGGCGGCGCGGAAGGTCAGGTCGCGGGACATGGAGCTGGTGACTGCAGCCATAACCGTCAACCTGCGCACGGGGGCCAGACTCGTGACGGTCCTGGAGGAGGTGGCCGAGTCCATAAGGGAGCGCAAGATATTCCGTGCCCAGGTGGCGGCCAGGTGCGCTCAGGCGAAGGCCGCGGGGAACGTGCTTGCCGCGGTGCCCTTATGCTTCCTTATAATCTTCCGGTTGATGAATCCGGAGTATATGAAGCCCCTGACTTCCACGGCAGCCGGGCAGGTAGTCCTGGCCGTGGCATTTGTTATGTTCGGCGCGGGATGGCTTATTGTGCGGAGGTTGCTCAGCATTGAGGATGTTTAG
- a CDS encoding S-layer homology domain-containing protein: MGKKFTLLGFGVLTIVALVISVLIFPAIPALAEMEYRFVDKDSIETDFAWGKNDIIEAIDFELYKGYPDSTLRLGNDITRAEFAAVLARCIDVSGDPGPNWYDSAVDGLVKLGVIPDKGGDWNAPITRLEMAQWLGRLAKVYNLPEKDLGAAFSDTYDEDALRAARAGLVKGVSAGVLGADQYLNRAQAAVLLFRVARSVDTNLPTDEELIQARKEALEDVNANIVDFETRRNVDLSFYDKLPYKRVTRTYFEGERKFMYANKDNGRKNVRIILKEARIAEKHNSIAYVVSDIENEKGYKGYVVSRFKKIDGRWMMTQSSSPQNMTEWKMVKSVGW, translated from the coding sequence ATGGGCAAGAAATTCACGCTTCTAGGCTTTGGTGTGTTAACTATAGTGGCATTGGTAATATCAGTGCTTATTTTCCCTGCTATTCCGGCGCTGGCCGAGATGGAGTACCGCTTTGTCGATAAGGACAGCATTGAGACCGACTTTGCCTGGGGCAAGAACGACATCATAGAGGCCATCGACTTTGAGCTGTACAAGGGCTATCCGGACAGCACCCTACGTCTGGGCAACGACATAACCCGCGCGGAGTTCGCGGCTGTGCTGGCCCGGTGCATTGACGTGTCCGGCGACCCAGGCCCGAACTGGTACGACTCTGCCGTGGACGGCCTGGTGAAGCTGGGCGTCATCCCCGACAAGGGCGGCGATTGGAACGCCCCGATAACGCGGCTTGAGATGGCCCAGTGGCTCGGCAGGCTGGCCAAGGTGTACAACCTGCCGGAGAAGGATTTGGGTGCGGCGTTTAGCGACACCTACGACGAAGACGCCCTCAGGGCTGCCCGCGCGGGTTTGGTGAAGGGCGTGTCCGCCGGGGTGCTCGGCGCCGATCAATACCTGAACCGGGCGCAGGCCGCGGTGCTGCTCTTCCGGGTAGCGAGGAGCGTGGACACGAATTTGCCGACCGACGAAGAGCTGATCCAGGCCCGGAAGGAAGCCTTGGAAGATGTTAACGCCAACATTGTGGATTTCGAGACTCGTCGCAACGTGGACCTGAGCTTCTACGACAAGTTGCCCTATAAACGGGTCACCAGGACGTACTTCGAGGGCGAGCGGAAGTTCATGTACGCGAATAAGGACAACGGGAGGAAGAATGTGCGGATTATTTTGAAAGAGGCACGGATAGCTGAAAAGCATAATTCCATTGCTTATGTAGTCAGCGATATTGAGAACGAGAAGGGCTACAAGGGTTATGTCGTTTCCCGTTTCAAGAAGATAGACGGCCGGTGGATGATGACCCAAAGCAGTTCCCCGCAAAATATGACGGAGTGGAAAATGGTCAAGAGCGTTGGTTGGTAA
- a CDS encoding type II secretion system F family protein, translating into MERLQSSVSESRSAAVSFLAHTFGPAVLVVFPDDVRLRTRQRLIQAGIYHMDAADFLALKLAGLLGMVLFVVTLAVVSGRSPAWSVLSSGIGYVLPEVWLDARLKRRRAEIEKAAPDFAVLLSAVLAAGGVGINEALKEVGERIGGELGLEVKRTFIEIASGKRRGEALEAMAERCGVAEISEVVRCIRSAERFGVPIAEALRDMAAQVYQMRRARAEEKLGRAQVAVIVPMMLFFILPLLLMLFFPAIVKLSVVLHT; encoded by the coding sequence GTGGAACGGTTGCAGAGTAGTGTATCGGAGAGCAGGAGTGCTGCGGTGTCCTTCCTGGCTCACACCTTTGGGCCAGCCGTGCTGGTGGTGTTCCCAGATGACGTGAGGCTCAGGACCAGGCAACGGCTTATTCAGGCTGGAATTTACCACATGGATGCCGCCGACTTTTTGGCGCTGAAGCTGGCCGGGTTGCTGGGTATGGTTCTGTTTGTAGTGACCCTAGCGGTAGTTTCGGGCCGGTCCCCTGCGTGGAGCGTCCTGTCGTCGGGTATTGGGTACGTTTTGCCCGAGGTGTGGCTGGACGCCCGGCTCAAGCGAAGGCGTGCGGAGATAGAAAAGGCGGCCCCGGATTTTGCCGTGCTGTTGTCCGCCGTTTTGGCCGCCGGTGGCGTGGGGATAAACGAGGCGCTTAAGGAGGTCGGCGAGAGGATAGGCGGAGAGCTGGGGTTGGAAGTGAAGCGTACGTTTATTGAAATAGCGTCCGGCAAACGCCGGGGTGAGGCCCTGGAAGCGATGGCGGAAAGGTGCGGTGTGGCGGAAATTTCAGAAGTGGTGCGGTGCATACGCTCAGCCGAGCGGTTCGGTGTCCCCATAGCTGAGGCGTTGCGGGATATGGCGGCTCAGGTGTACCAGATGCGGAGGGCTCGGGCCGAAGAAAAGCTGGGAAGGGCGCAGGTGGCAGTGATTGTTCCCATGATGCTGTTTTTTATTCTGCCGCTGCTTTTGATGCTCTTTTTCCCGGCGATTGTCAAGTTATCCGTTGTACTACACACATAG
- a CDS encoding Flp family type IVb pilin, with protein MLGQVRWKVRGMTMVEYALLGVGIAIFVFGMVMALGGKLNEVFQTIINKLSQLR; from the coding sequence GTGCTGGGACAGGTGAGGTGGAAGGTACGGGGAATGACTATGGTTGAATACGCACTGCTCGGTGTAGGCATTGCTATTTTCGTGTTTGGAATGGTCATGGCGTTGGGAGGCAAACTAAATGAAGTGTTTCAAACGATAATAAACAAGCTCAGCCAGCTCCGTTAA